A stretch of the Mycobacteriales bacterium genome encodes the following:
- a CDS encoding integrase core domain-containing protein codes for RFYNSERARRAALPGWLHEYNHHRRHSAIGNVPPITRLTNVPGRYS; via the coding sequence CGTTTCTACAACAGCGAACGGGCCCGCCGAGCGGCCCTGCCAGGATGGCTGCACGAGTACAACCACCACCGGCGCCACTCAGCGATCGGCAACGTCCCGCCGATCACTCGCTTAACCAACGTTCCTGGGCGCTACAGCTAG